Proteins encoded within one genomic window of Pedobacter africanus:
- a CDS encoding outer membrane beta-barrel protein, whose translation MKTILALLLPVILYVNAAAQSNFYKLSLGTGAGITQSFADLNKHDFGLSGYGTLDYYLTPFISLGMEGQFGEINGGDVYKDPNMRQFINTYKAINLNGKLALGALIDYNHSDFANAIKGLYIGAGVGAIMNKMKFVVREKPDGSGYIFPGKDKSTDLLVPLNLGINFNFTDRSGYYRYGLNVNYQSNITLGEGLDGYDDSPIRFRSGHPDIYNYFSIGLKYYFGPMGLSIKSLY comes from the coding sequence TTGAAAACAATTTTAGCGCTACTACTGCCCGTTATACTATATGTAAATGCCGCAGCACAATCTAACTTTTACAAACTGAGCCTTGGAACGGGCGCAGGCATTACCCAGTCCTTTGCCGATCTGAATAAACACGATTTCGGCTTGTCGGGATATGGGACTTTAGATTATTACCTGACCCCTTTTATCAGTTTAGGGATGGAAGGTCAGTTTGGAGAGATCAACGGAGGAGATGTTTATAAAGACCCCAACATGCGCCAGTTCATCAATACCTATAAGGCCATTAACCTGAATGGCAAGCTGGCACTTGGCGCCTTGATAGATTATAACCACAGTGATTTTGCCAATGCCATAAAAGGCTTATACATAGGGGCCGGTGTAGGTGCCATCATGAACAAGATGAAGTTTGTAGTAAGGGAAAAGCCGGACGGCAGTGGTTATATTTTTCCCGGAAAGGACAAGTCTACCGACCTGCTGGTTCCCTTAAACCTGGGCATTAACTTTAACTTTACGGACAGATCGGGCTATTACAGATACGGGCTTAATGTGAATTACCAGTCAAACATCACGCTGGGCGAAGGCCTGGACGGCTATGATGATTCTCCGATTAGATTCAGAAGCGGCCATCCAGACATCTATAACTACTTCTCCATCGGCTTAAAATACTACTTTGGCCCTATGGGGCTTTCCATAAAATCATTGTATTAG
- the pepT gene encoding peptidase T, with translation MLIYTNKNKSLQNRFIKYVQIDTQSDPLSPTVPSTEKQKNLGRLLVEELLELGIADAHLDEYGYVYATIPSNSDKKVPVICFCSHMDTSPDCSGYNVKPIIHENYQGQDLVLPDDHSVVLKMKEHPDLKDQIGNDIITASGTTLLGADNKAGVAEIMEAAAFLVQNPDFKHGEIKILFTPDEEIGRGVDKADLKKLGADFAYTIDGETLGSIEDETFSADGAVLTVKGVSAHPGFAKGKMESAIKILSDVISALPADCLSPESTEGKEGFIHPVTISGNVEQAEARFILRAFNDEELAANGELLDATVQNIIEDFPNSSYELKISEQYRNMKQVLDKYPQIIEYGIEAIKRTGITPKRQSIRGGTDGSRLSFMGLPCPNIFAGEHAFHGKQEWASVQDMEKAVETIVNIAAIWEERS, from the coding sequence ATGCTAATTTATACAAATAAAAATAAAAGCCTTCAAAACAGGTTTATAAAATACGTGCAAATCGACACGCAGTCAGACCCTTTGTCGCCTACTGTACCTTCAACAGAAAAACAGAAAAACCTGGGCCGGTTACTGGTGGAAGAGCTGCTGGAACTGGGTATTGCCGATGCACATCTTGACGAATATGGTTATGTTTATGCAACCATCCCTTCCAATTCAGATAAAAAGGTGCCTGTGATCTGTTTCTGCTCCCATATGGATACCTCTCCGGATTGCAGCGGGTACAATGTAAAGCCAATTATCCACGAGAATTACCAGGGACAGGACCTGGTATTGCCCGATGACCATTCCGTTGTGCTAAAGATGAAGGAACACCCTGATTTGAAAGACCAGATCGGCAACGACATCATTACGGCCAGCGGGACTACTTTGCTTGGGGCCGACAATAAAGCCGGTGTTGCAGAGATCATGGAAGCTGCAGCTTTCCTGGTACAAAACCCTGACTTTAAGCATGGCGAAATTAAGATCTTGTTTACACCTGATGAAGAGATTGGCCGTGGGGTAGATAAGGCAGACCTAAAGAAACTGGGGGCTGATTTTGCCTATACCATAGATGGTGAAACACTGGGCTCAATTGAAGATGAAACCTTTTCGGCAGATGGGGCGGTTTTAACCGTAAAGGGGGTAAGCGCTCATCCTGGTTTTGCGAAAGGCAAAATGGAAAGTGCCATTAAAATCCTTTCTGACGTGATCAGTGCACTGCCGGCAGACTGCCTGTCACCTGAATCAACCGAGGGTAAAGAAGGCTTTATTCATCCCGTTACCATTAGCGGTAATGTAGAGCAGGCCGAAGCCCGCTTTATTCTGCGCGCCTTCAATGATGAAGAGCTGGCCGCTAACGGTGAACTGCTAGATGCCACTGTTCAGAACATCATTGAGGATTTTCCAAACTCATCGTATGAACTGAAAATATCAGAGCAGTACCGCAACATGAAGCAGGTGCTGGACAAATATCCTCAGATCATTGAATATGGTATCGAAGCCATCAAGAGGACTGGAATTACCCCTAAGCGGCAAAGCATCAGAGGTGGAACAGATGGTTCACGCTTGTCGTTCATGGGCTTACCATGTCCGAATATCTTTGCAGGAGAGCATGCCTTCCATGGTAAGCAGGAATGGGCTTCTGTACAGGATATGGAAAAAGCGGTAGAAACCATAGTGAACATAGCTGCCATCTGGGAAGAGCGTTCCTAG
- a CDS encoding class I SAM-dependent methyltransferase, with amino-acid sequence MDIFGEALKDQFIKPPAETLWVHNSYDEPEEMPVDIYFRNENEMPELELKALDLCRGRVLDVGAGVGSHALILQKKGLDVTGMDISAAAVTIMKQRGLKQAIEGNILTYKPEGKKYDTLLFMMNGIGLTGSLPGLRSFLNQAKELINTDGQLVFDSSDLSYLYLEIPFPESGYFGEVSFRYEYKSVKGNWFKWVYVDQKTLTDIATQTGWRTEVIFEDENDQYLARLTLKV; translated from the coding sequence ATGGATATATTCGGAGAAGCTTTAAAAGACCAGTTTATAAAACCACCCGCTGAAACTTTATGGGTGCATAATTCTTATGACGAACCCGAAGAAATGCCGGTCGACATTTATTTCAGGAATGAAAATGAAATGCCTGAGCTGGAGCTTAAGGCCCTTGATTTATGCAGGGGCCGTGTGCTCGACGTTGGTGCCGGGGTAGGCAGCCACGCCCTTATCCTGCAAAAAAAAGGCCTCGACGTTACCGGGATGGACATATCCGCAGCCGCGGTAACCATCATGAAACAGCGCGGCCTCAAACAGGCTATAGAAGGCAACATTCTCACCTATAAACCTGAAGGAAAAAAATACGACACGCTGCTTTTTATGATGAACGGTATTGGCCTGACAGGCTCTTTACCCGGCCTGAGGTCTTTTCTCAACCAGGCAAAAGAACTCATCAACACTGATGGGCAATTGGTTTTCGACAGTTCCGACCTTTCTTATCTTTACCTCGAAATCCCCTTCCCTGAAAGCGGGTACTTTGGCGAGGTCAGCTTCAGGTATGAGTACAAAAGTGTCAAAGGAAATTGGTTTAAATGGGTATATGTAGACCAGAAAACCTTAACGGATATTGCTACGCAGACAGGATGGCGCACAGAGGTCATCTTCGAAGACGAAAATGACCAGTATTTAGCAAGGTTAACCTTAAAAGTTTAA
- a CDS encoding MBL fold metallo-hydrolase RNA specificity domain-containing protein encodes MKIAFHGAARAVTGSKHLVTLNNGVQLLLDCGLFQGMGDITEKLNESFGFNPAKVNYMILSHAHIDHCGLLPRLVAEGFRGPVFCTPATKDLARILLLDSAKIQMQDAEYANKKIKRVEDQEMPLYTDKDVHQTLSQFKTIPYNQNFDISPDISVYFTDAGHIVGSAAVHLKINEEGKETRLTFSGDVGRYGDLLLKSPQTFPQADYIVMESTYGDSLHVDLDPIENMLLQVITHTCLEKGGKVIIPAFSVGRTQELLYALNGLELKNQLPAIPYYVDSPLSLEATEVLRSHPEVYNNGVKEVLKVDRDIFGFKGLRFIEDVAESKALNSDQQPCVIISSSGMAEGGRVRHHIRNNISDKKNTILMVGYASPGSLAGRLIGGQKRVWLFGQEYDVIAEIQSIKSMSAHGDFEDLLQFLSVQDASKVKKVFLVHGEYDVQQNFALRVSAAGFSNVAIPEYHEEFEL; translated from the coding sequence ATGAAGATTGCTTTTCATGGGGCGGCACGCGCCGTTACAGGCAGTAAACACCTGGTTACATTAAACAATGGAGTACAGCTATTATTGGACTGCGGACTTTTCCAGGGGATGGGCGACATCACCGAAAAGCTGAACGAATCTTTTGGCTTTAACCCCGCAAAGGTTAATTACATGATCTTATCGCATGCGCATATAGATCATTGCGGGCTTTTGCCCCGTCTGGTGGCAGAAGGCTTTAGGGGGCCTGTATTCTGTACACCTGCCACCAAAGACCTCGCCCGGATCCTGTTGCTGGATTCAGCAAAGATTCAGATGCAGGATGCTGAATACGCTAACAAAAAAATCAAACGTGTGGAAGATCAGGAAATGCCGCTTTACACAGACAAGGACGTTCATCAAACTTTAAGCCAGTTTAAAACCATACCTTACAATCAGAATTTTGATATCAGTCCGGATATTTCTGTTTATTTTACAGACGCAGGGCATATTGTAGGTAGTGCCGCCGTACATCTTAAGATAAATGAAGAAGGAAAAGAAACCCGGCTTACCTTTAGCGGGGATGTTGGACGCTATGGCGATTTGCTGCTGAAAAGTCCGCAAACCTTTCCACAGGCCGATTACATCGTTATGGAATCGACCTACGGAGACTCCCTGCATGTTGACCTTGACCCGATAGAAAATATGCTGCTGCAGGTAATTACCCATACCTGCCTGGAAAAAGGAGGAAAAGTAATTATACCTGCATTTAGTGTGGGCCGCACACAGGAGCTGCTTTACGCCCTAAACGGACTGGAATTAAAAAATCAGCTTCCGGCCATTCCTTACTATGTCGACAGCCCGCTTTCACTCGAAGCAACAGAAGTTTTGAGGAGCCACCCCGAAGTCTACAACAATGGTGTAAAGGAAGTGCTAAAAGTAGATCGTGATATTTTCGGTTTTAAAGGCCTTCGTTTTATTGAAGACGTAGCCGAGTCTAAAGCTTTAAACAGCGATCAGCAGCCCTGCGTGATCATTTCTTCATCAGGCATGGCCGAAGGAGGTAGGGTAAGGCACCACATCAGAAACAACATCAGCGATAAAAAGAATACCATTTTAATGGTGGGCTATGCCAGTCCGGGCTCATTGGCCGGCAGGCTTATAGGCGGACAAAAAAGGGTATGGCTTTTTGGACAGGAGTATGATGTAATTGCAGAAATACAATCCATAAAATCAATGAGCGCACATGGCGATTTTGAAGACCTGCTCCAGTTCCTTTCTGTTCAGGATGCTTCAAAAGTGAAAAAAGTGTTCCTTGTTCATGGAGAATACGATGTACAACAGAACTTTGCGCTGCGGGTAAGTGCTGCCGGATTTAGCAATGTAGCCATTCCTGAATATCACGAGGAATTTGAGCTTTAA
- a CDS encoding YtxH domain-containing protein, whose translation MKKETKIIAGVLAGAALGAAVALILSSDKTGEMKDKMSDWFCDLLDASKEKLADVTDQVKDTLAKVRA comes from the coding sequence ATGAAGAAAGAAACTAAAATAATTGCAGGCGTATTGGCAGGAGCTGCCCTTGGTGCTGCTGTTGCCCTGATATTGTCATCAGATAAAACAGGAGAGATGAAAGATAAAATGTCTGACTGGTTTTGTGACCTTTTAGATGCCTCCAAAGAAAAACTGGCAGATGTGACCGATCAGGTAAAAGATACGCTAGCAAAAGTAAGAGCCTAA
- a CDS encoding TlpA family protein disulfide reductase: protein MKKIICSVLLVILYTGSTPAQTATIHFNIKNSGSCNCTLSPQNNLSRYGKEKVSLPLNKNGQATYSLKITRPRSFDFYCERSKSDQWLSYSFFLSPGDKLTFNADMLAKDYQIAVTGKGSNNNQSIYKGSSGFDPQKFYGDTVPDRVISAILKKEKQYKTELEKYSTRYKPTKEFIEAKKLNLTYWAASAYFSFKENNKFQVKSAYKRNLDKWQSIQDSLFNIQPLDNPNALSSRNYTLLITDFLGRKKEALWTEQYENKNAFYKEWYGGDQFKGEEEYMADKSNALREKIIKKYFKGKTAEYLYAHLIVDAIDNSDPKNLLNIYSRFKDQYPVSEYDAKLKTIVNAVKKRQERGLNERMVFADSTAKQLNTLDDLLKLAKNKTVLVDMWGTWCSPCRQEIEKNSAEIKKHFKGKDLEYFYVANYDTGNTKAWKELISYFNLEGTHILASQTLTESVMNAVKGKGYPTYFLIKKDGRYELSKAGYPMERTKLIQQLEEALK from the coding sequence ATGAAAAAAATTATCTGCTCTGTACTTCTGGTTATTTTGTACACAGGCTCTACGCCTGCACAAACTGCTACCATCCATTTCAACATTAAAAACTCCGGCTCCTGCAATTGTACCTTATCCCCTCAAAATAATTTATCCCGATATGGCAAAGAAAAAGTCTCTTTACCGCTTAATAAAAACGGGCAAGCAACCTACAGCTTAAAAATCACAAGGCCCAGGTCGTTCGACTTTTATTGCGAGCGCAGCAAATCTGATCAATGGTTATCCTATTCGTTTTTTCTTTCTCCTGGCGATAAGCTAACATTTAATGCTGATATGCTAGCCAAAGATTACCAAATAGCCGTAACGGGAAAAGGGAGCAATAACAACCAATCCATTTACAAGGGCTCCTCAGGTTTTGATCCGCAAAAGTTCTACGGAGACACGGTACCCGACAGGGTCATCAGTGCAATTTTAAAAAAAGAAAAACAGTATAAGACTGAGCTGGAAAAATATAGTACCCGTTATAAACCCACTAAGGAATTTATTGAGGCTAAAAAACTTAACCTGACTTATTGGGCTGCAAGCGCTTATTTTAGTTTTAAAGAGAACAACAAATTCCAGGTTAAATCGGCATACAAACGTAATCTTGACAAGTGGCAATCCATTCAGGACAGTTTGTTCAATATACAGCCACTCGACAACCCGAACGCCTTATCTTCTCGCAATTACACCCTTCTGATCACCGATTTTCTAGGCAGAAAAAAAGAAGCATTATGGACTGAACAATATGAAAATAAGAACGCTTTTTACAAGGAATGGTACGGCGGAGATCAGTTTAAGGGAGAAGAAGAGTATATGGCAGATAAGAGCAACGCTTTGAGAGAGAAGATTATCAAGAAATACTTTAAAGGCAAAACAGCAGAATATCTATACGCACATCTGATTGTTGACGCTATAGATAACAGTGATCCGAAAAATCTACTGAACATTTACAGCAGGTTTAAAGATCAATATCCGGTCAGCGAATATGACGCGAAATTAAAAACCATTGTGAACGCCGTTAAAAAGAGGCAGGAACGAGGTTTAAATGAGCGTATGGTTTTTGCCGATAGTACTGCCAAACAATTAAACACGCTCGATGACCTATTAAAACTGGCCAAAAACAAAACAGTTTTGGTTGACATGTGGGGAACCTGGTGCTCCCCATGCAGGCAGGAAATTGAAAAAAACAGCGCCGAGATTAAAAAACATTTTAAAGGCAAAGATCTTGAATACTTCTATGTTGCCAACTACGATACCGGCAACACAAAGGCATGGAAAGAACTGATCAGCTATTTTAATCTGGAAGGCACGCATATTCTGGCTAGTCAGACTTTGACCGAAAGCGTCATGAATGCGGTAAAGGGCAAAGGCTACCCAACTTATTTCCTGATAAAAAAAGATGGTCGCTATGAACTTTCAAAAGCAGGATACCCAATGGAAAGGACCAAATTAATTCAGCAGCTAGAGGAAGCCTTGAAATAG
- a CDS encoding RNA polymerase sigma factor, with the protein MKINYSSCPDIELVNLLSEDDEHAYLEIFSRYNKLLYSHAYNKLREREDAKDIVSEVFYALWAKRQQTLPRENLVGYLFMAVRYKIADFLSRKQVKQNYIASLQTYIDQSGAYTDHLVREKQLKEIIEEEVSALPARMQEIFRMSRFEQMSHKEIAEKLELSEQTIKDQVKKALRILRIKLGLIAYLTLFFKIF; encoded by the coding sequence ATGAAAATTAACTATAGCTCTTGTCCGGATATTGAACTCGTTAACTTATTGTCTGAAGATGATGAGCATGCTTATTTGGAAATATTCAGCAGGTACAATAAATTACTTTACAGCCATGCTTATAATAAACTTCGGGAAAGAGAAGACGCAAAGGACATTGTTTCGGAAGTCTTTTATGCACTTTGGGCAAAGCGGCAGCAAACTTTACCAAGGGAAAACCTGGTGGGCTACCTTTTTATGGCGGTACGTTATAAAATTGCCGACTTTTTGTCCAGAAAACAGGTAAAGCAGAATTATATCGCATCACTGCAAACTTACATCGATCAGTCCGGGGCCTATACAGATCACCTGGTGCGCGAGAAACAACTGAAAGAGATTATTGAGGAGGAGGTTTCGGCCCTACCTGCACGCATGCAGGAGATCTTCAGAATGAGCAGGTTTGAGCAGATGAGCCACAAGGAAATTGCAGAAAAACTGGAGCTTTCGGAGCAAACCATTAAAGACCAGGTTAAGAAAGCGCTCAGGATTTTGAGGATTAAATTAGGTCTGATCGCATATTTAACGCTTTTTTTTAAAATATTTTAA
- a CDS encoding FecR family protein, with translation MNRIKATELLRKYVEGTCTDEEQQLFEQWYANLNSEDHHLLTENELKLAEQEMLGRLPVSIPAKTVRLWPYATVAAAIGFAIVAALWLYKPDPKTSNSNMEIQARNNILPGNNKAILTLADGSRISLTDAMKGELAEQAGVSITKTRDGQLVYQIKDSGKNANVYNTIETPRGGQHQVILPDGSKVWLNAASWLRFPSSLALATERRVELRGEAYFEIVHKSQHSPFVVVTAKQEIEVLGTHFNVSSYADEGTTRTTLLEGAVRLNVFTGQSYVLKPGQQAVSGENQAINIRNVDVNAAVDWKEGLFVFNKESLESIMQKLSRWYDVDVVFENEQLKKQLFGGRVSRFSTVAEVLDVLELTDLAHFKTEGRRIMVVK, from the coding sequence ATGAACAGGATAAAAGCCACTGAGCTTCTGCGTAAATACGTGGAGGGCACTTGCACTGATGAGGAGCAACAGCTGTTTGAGCAATGGTACGCAAATCTTAACAGTGAAGATCATCATCTTCTGACAGAAAACGAACTTAAACTGGCCGAACAGGAAATGCTGGGCAGACTGCCCGTTTCAATTCCTGCAAAAACTGTACGTCTTTGGCCTTATGCTACTGTTGCCGCTGCTATTGGCTTTGCTATTGTTGCAGCATTGTGGTTGTACAAACCCGATCCTAAAACCAGCAACAGCAATATGGAGATCCAGGCCCGGAACAATATTCTTCCGGGAAACAATAAAGCCATACTGACCCTTGCCGATGGCTCCAGAATATCACTTACAGATGCCATGAAAGGTGAACTTGCAGAGCAGGCAGGTGTAAGCATTACAAAAACCAGGGATGGCCAGCTGGTATATCAGATAAAAGATTCCGGAAAAAATGCAAACGTTTACAATACCATCGAAACCCCCAGGGGAGGGCAGCATCAGGTCATTCTTCCGGACGGGTCTAAAGTTTGGCTGAATGCAGCATCATGGTTAAGGTTCCCTTCTTCATTGGCGCTGGCTACCGAGCGCAGGGTAGAGTTAAGGGGAGAAGCTTATTTCGAAATTGTACACAAAAGCCAGCATAGCCCTTTTGTTGTAGTTACTGCTAAACAGGAAATAGAAGTACTGGGTACACATTTTAATGTGAGCAGTTATGCCGATGAAGGAACGACCAGGACAACGCTGCTGGAAGGCGCTGTCAGATTGAATGTTTTTACCGGACAATCTTACGTACTTAAACCTGGTCAGCAGGCAGTTTCTGGGGAAAACCAGGCAATAAACATCAGAAATGTAGATGTTAACGCGGCGGTAGACTGGAAAGAAGGGCTTTTCGTATTTAATAAGGAAAGTCTGGAAAGCATTATGCAAAAGTTGTCGCGCTGGTACGATGTGGATGTTGTTTTTGAAAATGAGCAACTAAAAAAACAACTTTTTGGTGGCAGAGTATCCCGTTTCAGTACGGTTGCCGAAGTGCTGGATGTTTTGGAACTAACAGATCTTGCACATTTTAAAACGGAAGGGAGGAGGATTATGGTCGTCAAATAG
- a CDS encoding SusC/RagA family TonB-linked outer membrane protein gives MRIATVILIATIMQVSAKGRAQTLSFIKNNTTFKELFAEIKTQTGYNVVWPAEKFDENRTLNVKFSNTPLASVLSQTFTGQLISYSVKNKTIVLKTNVPMAQVYQETISGQVTNAANNEPLQGVSVIASGNALVTQTDARGNYSIKADKGSLKFTSVGFADTIININGRNTINVQMRPSNTKLFEVIVVGYGTQKKSDVTGSIVSINEQALKEVPVINLSQALQGRGSGIDIQKSGGNSKPGASPVIRIRGARSLGANNDPLFVVDGIPYNGNINDLNPDDVVSVDVLKDASSTAIYGSRGANGVILVTTRRGKTGEAVVTYSGYAGVTKNLGKIDVMDGKQFEMLKKWAVVNGNFVNGVPKYTGIDDPKIMTDGIFAPQELESIQLGRSTDWQDLIYKNGITTNHQIGVSGGSEKTQYALSGGYHNETGIYPGQSFERFTAKISVDQKLGKYVRVGLNSINTFSYVKGEGANPMGQVLRASPLATPYDETGKLWGFVPGSANQVWNPLGDFVEGAKIENRKRFGTFTTLYLEANLAPGLKYRFNGGAEIKSDVYGNFYASATSNNLGGLSTSSNRTGFRTDYTLENILTYDKVIADDHKINFTGLFSLQEAQNQSNNFNNNNLIADNLWYYNPQLGSNLVGSGDYSKWSLLSYMGRLNYALKDKYLLTLTVRSDGSSRLAPGGKYKVFPSAAVAWNLSREDFIKNVTAISNLKLRASYGMVGNTSIDAYATLGQLTGANYNFGDKTTTGLYLSNVPNPALTWENSTTANVALDFGFLDNRIVGSIEAYQVHTDKLLLPQNLPFTSGIPNAVLTNVGKTENRGLDFQLSTVNFKGDGKKQFSWTTDLNVSINRGKITQLQEGVLNDITNNRYVGQPIGTIFDYNRIGIWQNTPADTAEAKRLGLTLTTGTGSVIGNIRLADTNGDGKITADDRIFIGSSQPKWSGGMTNRFAYKNFDFTVVTFGRFGSTIISSVHNSGFANTFQGNYNNLDVNYWTPTNHENYWPKPNAASTNTPNNSTLGYFSGTFVKIRSLALGYNIPAPFAAKIGSKSLRVYASVNDAFILFSKYRSIYKGIDPEAIGSNNRSSVGVDTPASYSMTFGLNMTL, from the coding sequence ATGCGAATCGCCACCGTAATACTAATAGCAACGATCATGCAGGTGAGTGCAAAGGGACGTGCACAAACTTTGTCGTTCATTAAAAACAACACCACTTTTAAGGAACTTTTTGCTGAAATTAAGACGCAGACCGGCTATAATGTGGTATGGCCTGCGGAAAAATTTGACGAGAACAGAACACTGAACGTAAAGTTTAGCAATACCCCGCTGGCCAGTGTTCTGAGCCAGACATTTACCGGTCAGCTGATCAGTTATTCTGTTAAAAACAAAACCATTGTGCTGAAAACCAATGTGCCGATGGCCCAGGTTTACCAGGAAACAATATCGGGCCAGGTGACCAATGCGGCTAACAACGAGCCCCTGCAGGGGGTCAGTGTTATTGCATCGGGCAACGCACTGGTAACGCAAACCGATGCCAGGGGAAATTACAGTATTAAAGCTGATAAAGGTTCGCTGAAGTTTACTTCTGTAGGTTTTGCTGATACCATTATTAATATTAATGGACGAAATACCATTAATGTGCAGATGCGGCCATCCAACACCAAACTTTTTGAAGTTATTGTGGTGGGCTATGGAACACAAAAGAAATCAGATGTCACAGGGTCCATTGTTTCCATCAATGAACAGGCCTTAAAAGAAGTACCGGTCATTAACCTTTCACAGGCGCTTCAGGGAAGGGGGTCTGGTATTGATATTCAAAAAAGTGGCGGTAACAGTAAACCTGGTGCCTCTCCGGTAATCAGGATCAGGGGTGCCAGGTCGCTGGGTGCAAACAATGACCCCTTGTTTGTAGTTGACGGTATCCCCTACAATGGTAACATTAACGATTTAAACCCCGATGACGTGGTATCTGTTGACGTGCTTAAAGATGCTTCTTCAACCGCCATTTACGGATCAAGGGGAGCCAACGGGGTGATCCTTGTGACCACCAGAAGGGGTAAGACGGGAGAAGCGGTAGTCACTTACAGTGGTTACGCCGGTGTAACCAAAAACCTGGGTAAGATAGACGTAATGGATGGTAAGCAATTTGAAATGCTAAAAAAATGGGCGGTGGTAAATGGGAATTTTGTTAACGGAGTACCTAAATATACTGGTATTGATGATCCCAAAATTATGACGGATGGTATTTTTGCGCCACAGGAACTTGAGTCTATTCAATTGGGCAGGAGTACCGACTGGCAGGATTTGATTTATAAAAACGGAATTACCACAAACCATCAGATTGGTGTATCCGGAGGGTCTGAAAAAACACAATATGCTTTGTCCGGAGGTTATCATAATGAGACCGGAATTTATCCCGGGCAGTCTTTTGAACGCTTTACCGCTAAAATAAGTGTAGATCAGAAATTAGGTAAATATGTTCGCGTTGGGTTGAATAGTATAAATACCTTTAGCTATGTTAAAGGTGAAGGGGCCAACCCGATGGGGCAGGTACTGCGTGCAAGTCCGCTTGCCACACCTTACGATGAAACAGGAAAGCTATGGGGATTTGTACCCGGTAGCGCAAACCAGGTATGGAACCCACTGGGCGATTTCGTAGAAGGGGCTAAAATAGAAAACAGAAAACGTTTCGGAACATTTACCACCCTCTATCTCGAAGCTAATTTGGCTCCGGGGTTAAAATACCGCTTTAATGGAGGTGCGGAAATAAAGTCTGATGTTTACGGAAATTTTTATGCCAGTGCCACTTCAAATAACCTGGGCGGTTTATCGACTTCCAGTAACCGTACCGGCTTTAGAACAGACTATACATTGGAGAACATTCTGACTTATGATAAGGTAATTGCCGATGATCATAAAATAAATTTTACCGGATTGTTTTCTTTACAGGAAGCCCAAAATCAATCCAATAATTTTAATAACAATAACCTGATTGCAGATAACCTATGGTATTACAATCCTCAGCTGGGCTCCAATCTTGTTGGATCAGGGGATTATAGTAAATGGTCGTTATTATCTTATATGGGCAGGCTTAATTATGCTTTAAAGGATAAATACCTGTTAACGTTGACCGTACGGTCAGATGGCTCTTCACGCCTGGCACCAGGAGGTAAATATAAAGTATTCCCCTCGGCTGCTGTAGCATGGAACCTGAGCCGGGAAGATTTTATTAAAAATGTTACGGCTATTTCAAATCTGAAACTAAGGGCTTCTTATGGAATGGTTGGTAATACTTCTATTGATGCCTATGCCACACTGGGGCAGCTTACCGGGGCCAACTATAATTTTGGCGATAAGACAACTACAGGATTATATCTTTCTAATGTGCCAAATCCGGCATTGACCTGGGAAAATAGCACAACGGCCAATGTGGCATTGGATTTTGGATTTTTGGACAACAGGATCGTAGGCTCAATTGAGGCTTACCAGGTGCATACAGATAAATTGTTGTTGCCACAAAATCTTCCTTTCACCTCGGGCATTCCTAATGCCGTTTTAACAAATGTTGGTAAAACGGAAAACCGGGGACTGGATTTCCAGCTAAGTACGGTAAATTTTAAAGGTGATGGCAAGAAGCAATTTAGCTGGACTACCGACCTGAACGTTTCTATCAACAGAGGAAAAATTACCCAGTTGCAGGAGGGGGTGCTAAATGACATTACCAATAACAGGTATGTAGGGCAGCCCATCGGGACTATTTTTGATTATAACAGAATTGGTATCTGGCAAAATACTCCGGCAGATACCGCAGAGGCAAAAAGGCTTGGGCTCACATTAACCACCGGAACAGGCTCTGTGATTGGCAACATCAGACTTGCAGATACAAATGGAGATGGTAAAATAACAGCAGACGACCGGATATTTATAGGATCGAGCCAGCCAAAATGGTCTGGAGGTATGACCAACAGGTTTGCCTATAAGAATTTTGACTTTACAGTAGTAACGTTTGGAAGGTTTGGCAGTACCATTATCAGTAGTGTACACAACAGTGGATTTGCCAATACCTTTCAGGGAAATTACAACAACCTGGATGTAAACTACTGGACACCTACAAACCATGAAAACTACTGGCCAAAACCAAATGCGGCATCAACCAATACACCCAACAACTCTACGCTTGGGTATTTTAGCGGCACATTTGTAAAGATCAGGAGCCTGGCCCTGGGTTATAATATACCAGCACCGTTTGCTGCTAAAATAGGAAGTAAATCGTTAAGGGTATATGCTTCTGTAAACGATGCATTTATTCTTTTTTCCAAATATAGAAGCATATATAAAGGTATAGATCCCGAGGCGATAGGAAGTAATAACAGGAGCTCTGTAGGTGTAGATACGCCTGCAAGTTATTCTATGACTTTTGGTTTGAACATGACTTTATAA